The following DNA comes from Rhodopseudomonas boonkerdii.
GCGCGTACGGATCGGCAACCTGACCATGACCAACCACCCGATCCATCTGCACGGACACAAGTTCGCCGTGAGCTGCACCGACGGCGGATGGGTGCCGGAAAGCGCCGCGTGGCCGGAGACGACGACCGACGTGCCGGTCGGCGCCATCCGCGCATTCGACTTCCTCGCCGACAATCCCGGCGACTGGGCGTTCCACTGCCACAAGTCCCACCACACCATGAACGCCATGGGGCACGACATGGTGAACCTGATCGGCGTGTCGAAGAAGGACATCGCGAAGGCGCTCGGCAAGGTTGCGCCCGACGGCATGGCGATGGGATCGACGGGCATGGCCATGGGCGAGATGGAGATGCCCATGCCCGACAACACGCTGCCGATGATGACCGGCAGCGGCCAATTCGGGCCGATCGAGATGGGCGGCATGTTCACCGTCGTCAAGATCAGGGACGGGCTCGCGCGTGACGACTACCGGGATCCGGGTCCCTATCAGTTCCCGAAGGGTACCGTCGCCTGGGAAGTGCAGACGCCGCAGGCCACTCCCGCGCGTCAGGACGGCGGAAAGCCGCCCGCCAAGCAGATGCCGAAGACGATGAACCACAAGGGAATGAAGGGGATGTGATGGTCCGCCCGGATAAAAAGGAGACACTTATGAGAAGACTGAAGGTTTCGGTGGTGGTCGTCGCGGCAGCGCTCGCCTCCGCGGGTACGGCGCTCGCGGCCGGCGAGCACGCCGGTCACGCGCAGCATGCCGAGACGTACGCGACCGGCGAGCCCGGCGACGCGAAGAAGGCTGCCCGCATCGTTCAGGTCTCGCTGACGGAAGCGAACGGCAAGATGCTGTTCGTCCCGGCGGAGATCGAGGTCCGCAAGGACGAGCAGATCCGGTTCGTGCTCCGCAACGGCGGACAGCTCGACCACGA
Coding sequences within:
- a CDS encoding cupredoxin domain-containing protein — protein: MRRLKVSVVVVAAALASAGTALAAGEHAGHAQHAETYATGEPGDAKKAARIVQVSLTEANGKMLFVPAEIEVRKDEQIRFVLRNGGQLDHEFVLGTTEENLRHGASMAKNPDMEHDDPNARRLAPSKTGDLVWRFSKAGEFEYACLIPGHREAGMVGTVVVK